The proteins below are encoded in one region of Hordeum vulgare subsp. vulgare chromosome 3H, MorexV3_pseudomolecules_assembly, whole genome shotgun sequence:
- the LOC123445143 gene encoding GPI transamidase component PIG-S codes for MSEIAGDETPPLPSSSGAEESSLLSSPPSPTATNGDKPPPRTRKPGTKRLVLTASVLLSFLVGLPLLLKSTEIHRSPLPSDAIADLSRRLQSHPPSFPCGLHAVFLHSGPGSPVASLADQLGLAISTQHHLLPASSTAGNISVSVTVQSDGGCTSSTATASPWRCGSVTAVDSLRGDEVFDELLHSALGGGDEDGMKVYTIVIAENDDGKGTRVVIGKHRHAWVVGKVDDAKAVSLISKVFIKYFMNGGIEEGETGIGKGEFMPVGSDGNVVLSFSLLNADPNDWVYDWEFKNIGERILTPVVEALRPIADINIESQVLYHTPKSSYSYSDDKLGGNVLSMGDIPFFVNSNEWHLDTSISATGRSKVLQFVVYIPSARECPLYLQLPDGELSKTNAFISPMWGGVVIWNPPGCSLGSKEVHGTRRQMSSQELMETLEIFIGQLRQLFGLKPNYHAQGMDVATKFLVSEKGFAQWELDLLYRHHACSNLLSCVATLESLSSLVQSLPRMIVMDEIGRQVELSLEAASLAQRNATLGIGDSSAVSATRARALAEDAFFHPSIMSISYASVEHYFAIYMPFFAPVCLHVLLAAIKELKRYKVERAKHSAFLASQSQATTSS; via the exons ATGTCGGAGATTGCCGGCGACGAGACCCCGCCGCTGCCTTCGTCTTCCGGCGCCGAGGAGTCctctctcctctcgtcccctccctcgcccaCCGCCACCAACGGGGACAAGCCACCACCGCGCACGAGGAAGCCCGGCACGAAGCGCCTCGTCCTCACCGCCTCagtcctcctctccttcctcgtcG GACTGCCCTTGCTGCTCAAATCCACCGAGATCCACCGGTCGCCGCTGCCCTCCGACGCAATCGCCGACCTGTCCCGCCGCCTCCAATCTCACCCGCCCTCCTTTCCCTGTGGTCTCCACGCGGTCTTCCTCCACTCCGGCCCTGGCTCCCCCGTCGCGTCCCTTGCCGATCAGCTAGGACTGGCAATCTCGACCCAGCACCACCTCCTCCCCGCGTCTTCTACTGCTGGGAACATCTCAGTGTCAGTCACCGTCCAGTCGGATGGCGGCTGCACCAGCAGCACGGCTACCGCTTCGCCTTGGCGATGTGGGTCCGTGACCGCTGTAGACTCGCTCCGCGGTGACGAGGTGTTCGATGAATTGCTTCACTCTGCATTGGGTGGTGGTGATGAGGATGGGATGAAGGTTTACACCATTGTCATTGCTGAAAACGATGATGGGAAGGGAACGAGGGTTGTGATCGGAAAACACCGTCATGCTTGGGTTGTTGGGAAGGTTGATGACGCCAAGGCTGTGTCACTTATTAGCAAGGTATTCATCAAGTATTTCATGAATGGCGGTATTGAAGAGGGTGAAACAGGCATTGGGAAAGGAGAGTTCATGCCAGTTGGTTCAGATGGGAATGTTGTTCTTTCATTCAGCTTGTTGAATGCTGATCCAAATGATTGGGTCTATGATTG GGAGTTCAAAAATATTGGCGAGAGAATCCTTACTCCTGTGGTTGAGGCCCTGCGACCAATTGCCGATATCAATATAGAGAGTCAG GTTCTGTACCACACTCCAAAGTCGTCCTATTCTTATTCTGACGATAAATTGGGGGGCAATGTCCTTAGTATGGGAGACATTCCTTTCTTT GTAAACTCAAATGAGTGGCACTTGGATACATCAATTTCAGCTACAGGACGATCAAAAGTTCTTCAGTTTGTGGT GTATATTCCATCTGCAAGGGAATGCCCTTTGTATTTGCAGCTTCCAGATGGGGAGCTTTCAAAAACTAATGCATTTATTTCCCCA ATGTGGGGAGGTGTTGTTATTTGGAACCCACCGGGCTGTTCACTTGGTTCAAAAGAGGTGCATGGGACTCGGAGACAAATGTCATCACAG GAACTTATGGAGACTCTGGAAATCTTCATTGGGCAGCTAAGACAGTTATTTGGTCTAAAACCAAACTACCATGCACAAGGCATGGATGTCGCAACTAAATTCCTAGTTAGTGAAAAGGGGTTTGCACAATG GGAATTGGATTTACTATACAGACATCATGCATGTTCCAACCTTTTGTCATGTGTCGCCACCTTGGAATCTCTTTCGAGCTTG GTCCAATCGCTCCCAAGAATGATCGTTATGGATGAAATTGGGAGGCAG GTTGAGCTTTCTCTTGAAGCCGCAAGTTTAGCCCAAAGGAACGCCACTCTTGGTATAGGCGACTCTTCAGCAG TGTCTGCAACGAGGGCGAGGGCATTGGCCGAGGATGCATTCTTCCATCCGTCGATTATGTCAATCAGTTATGCTTCGGTGGAGCACTACTTCGCGATCTACATG CCATTCTTTGCGCCGGTGTGTTTGCATGTGCTGCTGGCGGCGATCAAAGAGCTGAAACGCTACAAGGTGGAGCGGGCCAAGCACTCGGCGTTCCTTGCTTCCCAATCCCAGGCGACGACCTCCTCctga
- the LOC123440645 gene encoding lysine-specific demethylase JMJ705-like — MPGSGFPPCPAARSAQGHQPAHVGETAWNMRAAARSPGSLLRFMRDEVAGVTTPMLYLGMLFSWFAWHVEDHDLHSLNYMHLGAAKTWYGVPRDAALAFEDVVRLHGYGGEVNALEAFAKLGKKTTLLSPELLVGSGVPCCRLVQNAGEFVVTFPGSYHCGFSHGFNCGEASNIATPEWLRVAKEAAVRRASINQPPMLSHYQLLYELALSMCIRDPSIGAMEPRSSRLKEKKKSEGGQLVKKLFVQNVIQDNELLSCLLNDGSSCIILPINAHDGPVLSALRSRYQLIPKSKLADWLCNNGETLEASARCVHDCIKLSNSSESHNAEGDKADVISAAGLLDQGLLSCVSCGILSFSCVAVIKPRECASKYLMSSDYNSINDQLVGSGGSHLSNAAGSEGTNGGILRPGFVPYGNEILPDAGPVNKNSGLDLLASAHGNQSHSDEDNQNKKIKVCHDTSELNGTKISLSSIKCEQRPSSQSSQCNGGLGISNGPRGVRTRNKYQLKMALSQGFQLKNNCWTMEQKVQPEPSRSKETVKEPLDASGADYDARCNSTAISVGDPRNSTTTIENLNKPIVKIDKDSSRMHVFCLEHAVEVEKQLQAIGGAHVFLLCRPEYLKIEAEARSLAAEIEVENDWKDIKFREASMEDRKMIEELLQDEESIPTSSDWAVKLGTNLYYSANLAKSPSHNKQVPYNRVIYRAFGCSSPDNSPVKLETCERSQDRQKKVAFAGRWCGKAWMSNQVHPFLSQRIESSELEEADKSSGVEASKRKSSTITDVPKSSKKRENMAVEVTTDTKRPRLAEGHSTKALKGVADVSHPSPTAVVPRVSSRIADRANKVKTEMTEEDDDPACRPKPKVTSHSRTGPPKKIVAEAKKQMKTSKGDSKMMAPAAPKNDEEHPSAAKGGPSVGPATKLELSGRKHITRTKTMKQPKKATGEERTPRDDPMRVEGYTCSIEGCSMSFDTKNELFLHERHICPVEGCGKKFFTHKFLLQHREVHTETTKQLKKATGEERTPRDHPMRVEGYTCGIEGCSMSFDTKKELSLHECDICPVKGCRKKFFTHKYLLQHRKVHTDDRPLKCPWEGCNVAFKWAWARTEHLRVHTGDRPYVCHEPGCTETFRFVSDSSRHKRETGHSTKQAKTTKA, encoded by the exons ATGCCCGGCTCCGGCTTCCCCCCCTGCCCCGCCGCGCGCTCTGCCCAGGGCCACCAGCCCGCGCACGTCGGGGAGACGGCCTGGAACATGCGCGCCGCCGCCAGGAGCCCCGGGTCGCTGCTGCGGTTCATGCGCGACGAGGTGGCCGGGGTCACCACGCCCATGCTCTACCTCGGCATGCTCTTCAGTTGGTTCGCCTGGCACGTCGAGGACCACGACCTCCACAGCCTCAACTACATGCACCTCGGCGCCGCCAAGACCTGGTACGGGGTGCCCCGCGACGCCGCGCTCGCCTTCGAGGACGTTGTGCGCCTGCACGGCTACGGCGGGGAGGTGAACGCCCTAG AGGCATTCGCGAAGCTGGGGAAGAAAACGACCCTCTTGTCCCCTGAATTGCTCGTTGGCTCGGGAGTACCCTGCTGCAG GTTGGTGCAGAATGCAGGGGAGTTCGTGGTCACCTTCCCAGGATCATATCACTGCGGTTTCAGCCATG GTTTCAACTGCGGGGAGGCATCAAATATAGCTACTCCTGAATGGTTGAGAGTGGCGAAAGAGGCAGCAGTCAGGAGAGCCTCAATCAATCAACCTCCCATGCTTTCGCACTATCAACTGCTTTACGAACTTGCACTGTCAATGTGCATCAG GGACCCCTCCATTGGGGCAATGGAACCACGCAGTTCTAGattgaaggagaagaagaagagcgaAGGGGGACAATTGGTCAAGAAGTTATTTGTCCAGAATGTTATTCAAGATAATGAACTGCTTAGTTGTCTTCTGAATGATGGATCTTCTTGTATTATTCTTCCTATAAATGCTCATGATGGTCCTGTTCTTTCAGCTTTGCGCTCAAGATACCAATTAATACCTAAATCCAAGTTGGCAGATTGGCTATGCAATAATGGAGAAACTCTTGAAGCCTCGGCAAGATGTGTGCATGATTGTATAAAGCTGTCTAATTCATCTGAGTCACATAACGCAGAAGGTGACAAGGCGGATGTAATCAGTGCTGCTGGGCTCTTAGATCAGGGCTTATTATCCTGTGTCAGCTGTGGGATTTTAAGTTTCTCGTGTGTGGCTGTCATCAAACCAAGAGAGTGTGCGTCGAAATACCtcatgtcttctgattataactcGATTAATGATCAGCTTGTTGGTTCTGGAGGGAGTCATCTGTCAAATGCAGCTGGAAGTGAAGGGACCAATGGTGGCATTCTGC GGCCTGGTTTTGTACCGTATGGCAATGAAATACTTCCTGATGCTGGGCCTGTCAATAAAAATTCTGGTCTTGATCTTCTGGCATCTGCACATGGAAATCAATCACATTCTGATGAAGATAATCAGAACAAAAAAATTAAAGTCTGTCATGACACCAGTGAATTGAATGGGACGAAGATTTCATTAAGTAGCATCAAATGCGAACAAAGGCCATCATCCCAGAGCTCTCAGTGTAATGGTGGCTTAGGTATTTCGAATGGACCAAGAGGCGTTCGCACAAGAAACAAATATCAACTTAAGATGGCACTGTCTCAAGGTTTTCAGCTAAAGAATAATTGTTGGACAATGGAACAGAAGGTTCAACCTGAACCATCAAGGTCAAAAGAGACTGTGAAGGAGCCACTTGATGCCAGCGGAGCAGATTACGATGCTAGATGTAATAGCACTGCAATTTCTGTGGGTGACCCTAGAAACTCTACAACCACGATCGAGAACTTAAATAAACCAATTGTGAAAATTGATAAGGATTCATCAAGAATGCATGTATTCTGTCTTGAGCATGCTGTCGAGGTTGAGAAGCAACTCCAAGCAATTGGTGGGGCCCATGTTTTTCTTTTATGTCGTCCAG AATATCTTAAAATAGAAGCAGAAGCAAGGTCGTTAGCTGCAGAAATTGAAGTTGAGAATGACTGGAAGGACATCAAATTCAGGGAAGCCAGCATGGAGGACAGGAAGATGATTGAAGAACTCCTGCAGGATGAGGAATCAATACCAACAAGCAGTGATTGGGCTGTGAAGCTGGGAACCAATCTTTACTACAGCGCAAATCTGGCCAAATCTCCTTCGCATAACAAACAAGTGCCATACAACAGGGTAATCTACAGGGCATTTGGCTGCAGTTCTCCTGATAACTCACCAGTAAAACTGGAAACTTGCGAGAGGAGTCAAGACAGGCAGAAGAAAGTAGCCTTTGCTGGCCGGTGGTGTGGGAAAGCATGGATGTCAAACCAGGTCCATCCATTCCTATCTCAGAGAATTGAAAGCAGTGAACTGGAGGAGGCTGACAAGTCTAGTGGAGTGGAAGCCTCCAAAAGAAAGAGTAGCACCATAACAGATGTACCGAAATCAAGCAAGAAAAGGGAGAACATGGCTGTGGAGGTAACAACAGACACCAAGAGGCCCAGACTAGCTGAGGGGCACAGCACCAAAGCATTAAAAGGTGTTGCTGATGTGTCGCACCCCTCACCAACTGCAGTGGTTCCCCGTGTTAGCTCTAGGATTGCCGATAGAGCAAACAAGGTGAAAACAGAGATGACAGAAGAGGATGATGATCCTGCTTGCCGTCCGAAGCCAAAGGTCACTTCCCATTCGCGAACagggccaccaaagaagattgtGGCTGAAGCAAAGAAGCAGATGAAGACGAGCAAAGGAGACAGCAAGATGATGGCTCCAGCTGCTCCAAAGAATGATGAGGAACACCCATCTGCTGCCAAGGGGGGTCCTTCTGTGGGCCCTGCCACTAAGCTGGAGTTGTCTGGGCGTAAGCACATAACCAGAACCAAAACGATGAAGCAACCGAAGAAAGCCACAGGAGAGGAGAGGACTCCAAGAGATGATCCAATGCGTGTCGAAGGGTACACGTGCAGCATCGAGGGCTGTTCGATGAGCTTCGACACGAAGAATGAACTGTTCCTGCATGAGCGCCACATCTGCCCGGTGGAGGGCTGTGGAAAGAAGTTCTTCACGCACAAGTTTCTGCTGCAGCACCGCGAGGTTCACACCGAAACGACGAAGCAACTGAAGAAAGCTACAGGAGAGGAGAGGACTCCAAGAGATCATCCGATGCGCGTCGAGGGGTACACTTGCGGCATTGAGGGCTGCTCGATGAGCTTCGACACGAAAAAGGAACTGTCCCTGCATGAGTGCGACATCTGCCCGGTCAAGGGCTGCAGGAAGAAGTTCTTCACGCACAAGTATCTGCTGCAGCACCGCAAGGTCCACACTGACGACCGTCCGCTCAAGTGCCCGTGGGAGGGCTGCAACGTGGCGTTCAAGTGGGCATGGGCCAGGACGGAGCACCTCAGGGTTCATACCGGCGACAGGCCCTACGTTTGCCATGAGCCAGGGTGTACAGAGACGTTCAGGTTTGTTTCAGATTCCAGCCGCCACAAGCGCGAGACAGGCCACTCAACCAAGCAGGCGAAAACAACAAAGGCATGA
- the LOC123445144 gene encoding uncharacterized protein LOC123445144 — protein MWGSKGEEKPGGACEEWSYQLGNKDTLSLKAPKKSPLALRMVVLIMTMICGVFICSMCMKQLGSDSWSRIVKIQVAEQSCNKSLVPPSEVQFVHYPQPLNYSRKECICTPVRLFAIISSQRSGSGWFETLLNSHINVSSNGEIFSNKERRSNISSIIKTMDMVYNLDWNSSASKNECTAAAGFKWMLNQGLVANHADVVDYFNQRGVSVIFLFRRNLLRQMVSQLANDHDRYLKQLNGKHKAHVHTKDEANILAKFKPRLNTTTLMWRLKKADDYTRKALENLKSVRHITLYYEDLIQNRTMLVEVLDFLKVPARKLVSRHVKIHTKPLPDQIENWDEVYNALNGTMFESFLNADYRT, from the exons ATGTGGGGTTCCAAGGGGGAGGAGAAGCCCGGCGGCGCATGCGAGGAGTGGAGCTACCAGCTTGGAAACAAG GATACACTGAGTTTGAAAGCTCCAAAGAAATCACCCCTCGCGTTGAGGATGGTTGTTCTCATTATGACTATGATCTGTGGGGTGTTTATTTGCTCAATGTGTATGAAGCAACTAGGAAGCGACAGCTGGTCAAGGATAGTGAAGATTCAAGTTGCAGAACAGTCCTGTAATAAGTCTTTAGTTCCTCCTTCTGAGGTTCAGTTTGTGCATTATCCACAACCACTAAATTACAGCAG GAAAGAATGCATCTGTACCCCTGTTcggttgtttgcaattatctcatCGCAGCGATCTGGAAGTGGCTGGTTCGAAACCCTTCTAAACAGTCACATAAATGTTAGCTCTAATGGAGAAATCTTCTCAAATAAAGAAAGGAGGAGTAACATTTCATCTATAATAAAGACAATGGACATGGTGTATAACTTGGATTGGAATAGTAGTGCTTCCAAGAATGAGTGCACTGCTGCTGCTGGATTCAAATGGATGCTTAATCAG GGTCTTGTGGCAAATCACGCTGATGTAGTTGATTACTTCAACCAAAGAGGAGTCTCTGTGATATTTCTGTTCAGAAGGAATCTCCTCCGTCAGATGGTATCGCAACTAGCAAACGATCATGACAGATACCTTAAGCAATTAAATGGAAAACACAAGGCCCATGTGCACACAAAAGATGAG GCGAATATACTTGCAAAATTCAAGCCCAGGCTCAACACAACAACATTAATGTGGAGACTGAAAAAGGCAGATGACTACACTCGCAAAGCTCTTGAAAACCTTAAGAGCGTCCGCCACATTACATTGTACTATGAGGATCTCATCCAAAACAGAACA ATGCTTGTTGAGGTGCTGGATTTTCTCAAAGTGCCAGCAAGGAAACTAGTCAGCCGGCATGTGAAGATACACACGAAACCACTGCCAGATCAAATTGAAAACTGGGACGAAGTCTATAATGCCCTGAATGGCACCATGTTTGAAAGTTTCTTGAATGCTGACTACAGAACATGA